A single window of Trueperaceae bacterium DNA harbors:
- a CDS encoding BMP family ABC transporter substrate-binding protein, with protein MRRSRTTTIALLLSLVLGFAWAQGDAFDVAVFFPGRLGGNPIEPPITAGVERVREAFPNVTVRVIEGGAASDWESGAMALAAGGRYELIITFTEGMPQIVQEVSRYFPGQRWAVLDAAAPDQPNVYSLVYSDEALGFLGGAVAGLLATADAPSGSPDDPTVGLLAGTPYPAMDTKIHPGFAAGARYVASGADVLYAVVGDWNDPNRARDLALGMFNRGAVAVMAVTGGGDSGVYRAASESGGYAVGVNTNQNGDAPGVILASVLKRLDNSIYSVVERAMAGELPYGTLESAGVEEGAISLAEDEFYEQYVPGAIRARLSEIQAGMASGAIDYVRLTEAALEAR; from the coding sequence ATGAGACGTTCCCGGACGACCACGATCGCTCTGCTCCTCTCGCTAGTCCTGGGGTTCGCGTGGGCGCAGGGCGACGCTTTCGACGTGGCCGTGTTCTTCCCGGGTCGCCTGGGAGGGAACCCGATCGAGCCGCCCATCACAGCCGGTGTCGAGCGCGTGCGCGAGGCGTTCCCGAACGTGACGGTGCGCGTGATCGAGGGCGGGGCCGCCTCCGACTGGGAGTCGGGCGCGATGGCGCTCGCGGCCGGCGGCCGGTACGAGCTCATCATCACGTTCACCGAGGGCATGCCGCAGATCGTGCAGGAAGTGTCCCGGTACTTCCCCGGGCAGCGGTGGGCGGTGCTCGACGCGGCCGCGCCGGACCAGCCCAACGTCTACTCGCTTGTGTACTCGGACGAGGCCCTCGGCTTCCTGGGCGGGGCCGTGGCGGGGCTGCTTGCCACCGCGGACGCTCCGAGTGGGAGCCCGGACGACCCGACGGTCGGGCTGCTCGCCGGCACGCCGTACCCGGCGATGGACACGAAGATCCACCCCGGCTTCGCCGCCGGCGCGCGGTACGTGGCCTCGGGGGCGGACGTCCTCTACGCCGTCGTCGGCGACTGGAACGACCCGAACCGCGCGCGCGACCTCGCGCTCGGCATGTTCAACCGCGGCGCGGTGGCGGTCATGGCGGTCACGGGCGGCGGCGACAGCGGCGTGTACCGTGCCGCGAGCGAGTCGGGCGGCTACGCGGTCGGGGTGAACACCAACCAGAACGGCGACGCCCCCGGCGTGATCCTGGCCAGCGTGCTCAAGCGTCTCGACAACTCCATATACTCCGTGGTCGAGCGCGCCATGGCGGGCGAGCTCCCGTACGGGACGCTCGAGAGCGCCGGGGTGGAGGAGGGCGCCATCTCCCTGGCCGAGGACGAGTTCTACGAGCAGTACGTGCCGGGAGCCATACGCGCGCGTCTGAGCGAGATCCAGGCGGGCATGGCCTCCGGCGCCATCGACTACGTGAGGCTGACCGAGGCGGCGCTCGAGGCTCGGTGA
- a CDS encoding EamA family transporter produces MPWWSYALLSAVAASATAILAKIGVKDVPSNLATAIRTVVVLVFAWGVTFAFQEHHALRELKPRSVVFLVLSGIATGISWIAYFKALQMAPASRVAPLDKVSLAFTIVLAAVVLGEQVSWKLGLGVAFMVAGALLTIWK; encoded by the coding sequence ATGCCCTGGTGGAGCTACGCGTTACTTTCGGCGGTGGCCGCGTCCGCGACGGCGATCCTGGCGAAGATCGGCGTGAAGGACGTACCCTCGAACCTCGCCACCGCGATACGGACGGTGGTCGTGCTCGTGTTCGCGTGGGGCGTCACCTTCGCGTTCCAGGAGCACCACGCACTGCGCGAGCTCAAGCCGCGCTCCGTGGTGTTCCTCGTGCTGTCGGGCATCGCGACCGGTATCTCCTGGATCGCCTACTTCAAGGCGCTCCAGATGGCTCCTGCCTCGCGGGTGGCGCCGCTCGACAAGGTCAGCTTGGCTTTCACCATCGTCCTGGCCGCCGTGGTCCTCGGCGAGCAGGTCTCGTGGAAGCTGGGTCTGGGCGTGGCCTTCATGGTCGCCGGCGCGCTGCTGACCATCTGGAAGTGA
- a CDS encoding DnaJ domain-containing protein has product MGLLVAVVAAALVVWLLVRGNQARRDAKEVKDLPQADLLVEALYRDGVRLGYRHAWAHQAEAERRRVASFVRRRERVLVATLGSGALLAGVALAGAVGALPAQAEWAAGLRPWLWLVLAATGAGLGAWLAVTLAPRDYPGFSAAPDTVATHMAAAAAELDEVAKSHSARRTELTRSYLAKLIDDRFTAGLQQGRREATRLFNEADVQTRVSSAANAAYVQGRADGASEAQKLASEAYGRGVAEGRRTALGAMEERLRAERQTAYQSGYGAGRTEAQARGQPAGSARPRTVAEALTVLEVREGASKLEIEQRYRELRAAVHPDAMRSKKMPRAMVKLAEEQFKLIGEAYDILRR; this is encoded by the coding sequence ATGGGCCTCCTGGTCGCGGTGGTCGCGGCGGCGCTCGTCGTCTGGCTCCTGGTGAGGGGCAACCAGGCCCGCCGTGACGCGAAGGAGGTCAAGGACCTTCCCCAGGCCGACCTCCTCGTCGAGGCCCTCTACCGCGACGGCGTGCGGCTCGGCTACAGGCACGCGTGGGCGCACCAGGCGGAGGCGGAGCGGCGGCGCGTGGCGAGCTTCGTGCGCAGGCGCGAGCGCGTGCTCGTCGCGACGTTGGGCAGCGGAGCGCTCCTCGCCGGCGTGGCGCTCGCGGGCGCCGTCGGCGCGCTGCCCGCGCAGGCCGAATGGGCCGCCGGGCTGCGGCCGTGGCTGTGGCTGGTCCTCGCCGCAACTGGCGCCGGGCTCGGCGCCTGGCTGGCCGTTACCCTGGCGCCCCGCGACTACCCTGGGTTCTCGGCGGCTCCCGACACGGTGGCGACCCACATGGCCGCGGCTGCGGCCGAGTTGGACGAGGTAGCCAAGTCACACTCGGCGCGGCGGACGGAGTTGACCCGGTCGTACCTCGCGAAGCTCATCGACGACCGTTTCACCGCCGGCCTGCAGCAAGGGCGTCGCGAGGCGACGAGGCTCTTCAACGAGGCCGACGTGCAGACACGCGTCTCGTCCGCCGCCAATGCCGCTTACGTGCAGGGGCGCGCCGACGGTGCGAGCGAGGCGCAGAAGCTCGCTTCCGAGGCCTACGGGCGGGGCGTGGCCGAGGGCCGGCGCACGGCCCTCGGCGCCATGGAGGAGCGCTTGCGTGCGGAGCGCCAGACCGCCTACCAGTCGGGCTACGGTGCCGGTCGAACGGAGGCGCAGGCGCGGGGGCAGCCGGCCGGCTCCGCTCGTCCCCGCACGGTCGCCGAGGCCCTGACGGTCCTGGAGGTACGCGAGGGCGCCTCCAAGCTGGAGATAGAGCAGCGTTACCGGGAGTTGCGCGCGGCGGTGCACCCGGACGCCATGCGCTCGAAGAAGATGCCGCGCGCCATGGTCAAGCTCGCCGAGGAGCAGTTCAAGCTGATCGGCGAGGCGTACGACATCTTGAGGAGGTAG
- a CDS encoding N-acetyltransferase family protein: protein MIRDATEADLTAIAELYAHHVLYGRASFEEAPPDVAELAARRLAVLSLGLPYLVAESDGRLGGFAYAGAFRPRAAYRFTVEDSVYVADGMAGRGIGTALLTELIARCGAGPWRQMVASSVTARPRPSRCTPSWASCMRDASRASVSSSALGPTS, encoded by the coding sequence GTGATCCGAGACGCCACGGAAGCGGACCTGACAGCCATCGCGGAGCTGTACGCGCACCACGTCCTATACGGACGCGCGTCGTTCGAGGAGGCGCCCCCTGACGTCGCGGAGCTGGCCGCGCGGCGGCTCGCGGTGCTGAGCCTGGGGCTGCCCTACCTGGTGGCCGAGAGCGACGGCCGGCTCGGCGGGTTCGCGTACGCCGGCGCCTTCCGCCCGCGGGCCGCCTACCGCTTCACGGTCGAGGACTCGGTCTACGTGGCCGACGGCATGGCTGGCCGCGGCATCGGCACTGCCCTGCTCACCGAGCTGATAGCTCGGTGCGGGGCCGGACCGTGGCGGCAGATGGTGGCGTCATCGGTGACGGCGCGGCCCCGTCCGTCGCGCTGCACGCCAAGTTGGGCTTCGTGCATGCGGGACGCCTCGAGGGCGTCGGTTTCAAGCTCGGCGCTTGGGCCGACCTCGTGA